A window of Tautonia plasticadhaerens contains these coding sequences:
- a CDS encoding transposase produces MVGRRSGEFRSEVLGHANAAELEEVIDCATLEGTVVDTDEWKGYNGLPRMGRVRVTVDHWGPKSTWARDDDGDGVREVHCDTQEGIWTHARDFLRRFYGVSEWYLARYQAVFQWGFEIKSVTDEFLRVLLGRPPSMDSAP; encoded by the coding sequence GTGGTCGGGCGGCGGTCGGGTGAATTCCGCTCGGAGGTCCTGGGTCACGCCAACGCGGCGGAGTTGGAGGAGGTCATCGACTGCGCGACGTTGGAGGGGACGGTGGTCGACACCGACGAGTGGAAGGGGTACAACGGCTTGCCCCGGATGGGGCGGGTGCGCGTGACGGTGGACCATTGGGGGCCGAAGTCCACCTGGGCGCGGGACGACGACGGGGACGGGGTCCGCGAGGTGCACTGCGACACGCAGGAGGGGATCTGGACACACGCCCGGGACTTCCTGAGGCGGTTCTACGGCGTGAGCGAGTGGTACCTGGCCCGGTATCAGGCGGTCTTCCAGTGGGGGTTCGAGATTAAGTCCGTCACCGATGAATTCCTGCGAGTCCTGCTGGGGAGACCCCCGAGCATGGATTCGGCCCCATGA
- a CDS encoding helix-turn-helix domain-containing protein, whose product MHVEPHHTPEQLRELTDRQRRASLWRRLRAVTLAVEGATAPTIAAALGCTERAVQKWVRRYNEEGPDALADRGGRGPRPRVGSETAERLRARLDAGPTPADGVCTLRGPEVRRILREEFGVEPGRQATYDLLHRIGYKPPVPRPAHCKSDPEAQARVKRGSAVASATSSGGTRASGSRSGSPTRPASAGRGR is encoded by the coding sequence ATGCACGTCGAGCCCCACCACACTCCCGAGCAACTGCGTGAGCTGACCGACCGCCAGCGACGCGCCTCGCTCTGGCGACGCCTCCGCGCCGTGACCCTGGCCGTCGAGGGCGCCACCGCCCCGACCATCGCCGCGGCGTTGGGCTGCACCGAGCGGGCGGTGCAGAAGTGGGTCCGCCGCTACAACGAGGAGGGGCCCGACGCCCTCGCCGACCGCGGCGGCCGCGGCCCGAGGCCGCGGGTCGGCTCGGAGACGGCCGAGCGGCTGCGGGCCCGGCTCGACGCCGGGCCCACCCCGGCCGACGGCGTCTGTACCCTCCGCGGGCCGGAGGTCCGCCGCATCCTCCGCGAGGAGTTCGGCGTCGAACCGGGCCGCCAGGCGACCTACGACCTGCTTCATCGGATCGGCTACAAGCCGCCGGTGCCGCGGCCGGCGCACTGCAAGTCCGACCCCGAGGCCCAGGCTCGCGTCAAAAGGGGATCCGCCGTCGCATCGGCCACATCAAGCGGCGGCACCCGGGCGAGCGGGTCGAGGTCTGGTTCGCCGACGAGGCCCGCTTCGGCCGGCAGGGGACGCTGA
- a CDS encoding serine/threonine-protein kinase, whose product MAVGEVVGERYEVLGPLGHGGLGQVYRAPHRGLGREVALKIIRAGRHDEHAVRRFEREMKAVGLLDHPNLVRATDGGVSRGRPYLVMDLVLGNDLERLVRRLGPLPVAEACELARQAARGLQALHEKKLVHRDIKPSNLMLTPEGVVKVLDFGLARLVEDVADSLTQNGSMGGTADYLAPEQADDLRSATIRSDLYSLGCTLYCLLAGRPPFGDDRHEGLTRKIVAHRQEPVPPITRFRPELAGMPGLLCLQDRLLAKKPVVRPAEPREVAEALAPWAVGHDLSRLFDDDMASLPKGEPISETSSIASETFPSPGRWRRRAGWAAAVLGLGAVVGIISRNPEVEGQGGPAPPVPVAPDAAPAPDLAATPLVIESLDVERFQGNTRTGQGTIRVLTFSTRSNDNVRVKAQLNEPAYCYLIALNPDGSVSFCPKAEEGTPPSPTTEIDYPAGAGD is encoded by the coding sequence TTGGCCGTCGGCGAGGTCGTCGGCGAGCGCTACGAGGTTCTCGGGCCGCTCGGGCACGGCGGCTTGGGTCAGGTCTACCGCGCCCCGCATCGGGGGCTGGGGCGCGAGGTCGCCTTGAAAATCATCCGGGCCGGCCGGCACGACGAGCACGCCGTCCGGCGGTTCGAGCGCGAGATGAAGGCGGTCGGCTTGCTCGACCACCCGAACCTGGTCCGGGCCACCGACGGCGGCGTAAGCCGGGGCCGGCCGTACCTGGTGATGGACCTCGTGCTCGGCAACGACTTGGAACGGCTGGTCCGGCGACTCGGGCCGCTGCCGGTGGCCGAGGCGTGCGAGCTGGCCCGGCAGGCGGCCCGGGGGCTCCAGGCCCTGCACGAGAAAAAGCTGGTCCACCGCGACATCAAGCCGTCGAATCTGATGCTGACGCCCGAAGGGGTGGTCAAGGTGCTCGACTTCGGCCTGGCACGCCTGGTCGAGGACGTGGCCGACTCCTTGACGCAGAACGGTTCGATGGGGGGCACGGCTGACTACCTGGCGCCCGAGCAGGCCGACGACCTCCGCTCGGCGACCATCCGATCGGATCTTTATAGTCTCGGCTGTACGCTCTATTGTCTGCTCGCCGGCCGGCCGCCGTTCGGCGACGATCGCCACGAAGGCCTGACCCGCAAGATCGTGGCGCATCGCCAGGAGCCGGTGCCGCCGATCACCCGGTTCCGGCCCGAGCTGGCGGGGATGCCCGGCTTGCTGTGCTTGCAAGACCGCCTGCTGGCCAAGAAGCCCGTCGTCCGGCCCGCCGAGCCGCGCGAGGTGGCCGAGGCGCTGGCTCCCTGGGCCGTCGGGCACGACCTGTCTCGGCTCTTCGACGATGATATGGCATCGCTTCCGAAGGGCGAGCCGATTTCCGAGACGAGCTCGATCGCCAGCGAGACCTTCCCGTCGCCGGGCCGCTGGCGGCGTCGAGCCGGTTGGGCGGCGGCGGTCCTCGGGCTGGGAGCGGTCGTCGGGATCATCTCTCGGAACCCTGAGGTCGAGGGCCAGGGTGGGCCGGCCCCGCCCGTGCCGGTCGCCCCGGATGCGGCACCCGCTCCAGACTTGGCGGCCACGCCTCTGGTAATCGAGTCGCTGGACGTCGAGCGATTCCAAGGCAACACGAGGACGGGGCAGGGGACGATCAGAGTCCTGACCTTCTCCACCCGGTCCAACGACAACGTGCGCGTGAAGGCCCAGCTGAACGAGCCGGCGTACTGCTACCTGATTGCGCTGAACCCGGACGGGTCGGTTTCCTTCTGCCCCAAGGCGGAGGAAGGGACCCCCCCGAGCCCAACGACCGAGATCGACTATCCGGCCGGGGCCGGCGATTAA
- a CDS encoding transposase encodes MRVWARRGSRPRGVRQTEYEWCYVLTAACPGSGQAVGLVMPRLDVPTINRFLRELSGRLAPGVHAVLIRDRAGFHTGEAVDVPPNVTIIELPPYAPELNPVEDL; translated from the coding sequence ATGCGCGTCTGGGCCCGCCGCGGCAGCCGGCCGCGCGGCGTGCGGCAGACCGAGTACGAGTGGTGCTACGTCCTGACGGCCGCCTGCCCGGGCAGCGGCCAGGCGGTCGGGCTAGTGATGCCGCGGCTCGACGTGCCGACGATCAACCGCTTCCTGCGCGAGCTGTCGGGGCGGCTGGCGCCCGGCGTCCACGCCGTACTGATCCGGGACCGGGCCGGCTTCCACACCGGCGAGGCGGTGGACGTGCCGCCGAACGTCACGATCATCGAGCTGCCGCCGTACGCCCCGGAGCTGAACCCAGTAGAGGACCTGTGA
- a CDS encoding IS5 family transposase, with amino-acid sequence MSQTRTPCRTRRPRQSSARQATEKAVYRIRNWREYNQALVNRGSLTVWVDQEALDAWLYRGPNRWGAQYICSDAAIRCLLTLRAVSHLPLRATQGMAASIFELMGLDLEVPHYSTLSRRAVELAVGLARKSEGPLHLVLDSTGLKVYDEGEWKVRKHGYSKWRTWRKLHLAIEAETHGIQAAMVTEAGVDDAEMVEPLLKPIDREIAAAAGDGAYDKRKVYRVQEHRTGTILIPPRSNARIWKHADAPGPPLARDENLRAIRRSGRKAWKRESGYHMRSLAETGVCRMKVIFGDHLASRRPECQVTEGAIRGRALNVMTHTDSGVYVRGATYGAAQVERISLGTRHTAR; translated from the coding sequence ATGAGCCAGACCCGCACCCCTTGCCGAACTCGTCGTCCTCGCCAATCGTCCGCTCGCCAGGCCACCGAGAAGGCCGTCTACCGCATCCGCAACTGGCGGGAATACAACCAAGCCCTCGTCAACCGGGGCTCGCTGACCGTCTGGGTCGATCAAGAGGCCCTCGACGCCTGGCTCTACCGGGGTCCGAATCGGTGGGGAGCCCAGTACATCTGCAGCGATGCGGCCATCCGGTGCCTGCTGACGCTCCGGGCCGTCTCCCACCTTCCCCTGCGGGCCACCCAGGGCATGGCCGCCTCGATCTTCGAGCTGATGGGCCTGGACCTGGAGGTGCCCCACTACAGTACCCTCTCCCGTCGGGCCGTCGAACTGGCGGTGGGCCTGGCCCGCAAGAGCGAGGGGCCGCTGCATCTCGTCCTCGACAGCACGGGGCTGAAGGTCTACGACGAGGGGGAGTGGAAGGTCCGCAAGCACGGCTATTCGAAGTGGCGGACGTGGCGGAAGCTGCACCTGGCCATCGAGGCCGAGACCCATGGGATCCAGGCGGCGATGGTGACCGAGGCCGGGGTCGATGACGCCGAGATGGTCGAGCCGCTGCTCAAGCCGATCGACCGGGAGATCGCCGCTGCGGCGGGCGACGGGGCCTACGACAAGCGGAAGGTCTACCGGGTGCAGGAGCACCGCACGGGGACGATCCTGATCCCGCCGAGGAGCAATGCCAGGATCTGGAAGCACGCCGATGCGCCCGGTCCGCCATTGGCCCGTGACGAGAACCTGCGTGCGATCCGACGTTCCGGTCGCAAGGCGTGGAAGCGGGAGTCCGGTTACCACATGAGGTCGCTGGCCGAGACGGGGGTCTGTCGGATGAAGGTGATCTTCGGCGATCATCTGGCCAGCCGGAGGCCGGAGTGTCAGGTGACCGAGGGTGCGATCCGGGGCCGGGCGTTGAACGTCATGACTCATACGGATTCCGGAGTTTATGTTCGTGGTGCGACGTATGGCGCCGCGCAGGTCGAGCGGATCAGTCTCGGCACCAGGCACACCGCCCGCTAG
- a CDS encoding ISAzo13 family transposase (programmed frameshift) → MRPSPEMIPVLIDAAKALKGSPKRVFMAKTVAAMGRGGQRWAQEHLGWCRETIRKGTHELRSGMTCVDAFSARRRKPAEEHLPRLLDDIRSIADGQSQADPKFQTKGLFTRISAAEVRRQLIATKGYTDEELPTQQTINTKLNLLGYRLSRVAKCRPQKGVPQTDAIFDQLKAVNPEADRARGTLRLSIDAKATVHVGPFSRRGRSRTGTKAADHDFKPVATLTPFGIFLPEHDDLWLYMARSKVTSDFIADRLEQWWEGVRLRFLRVKTLVINLDNGPENHSRRSQFLKRIVAFARKYRLVVQLAYYPPYHSKYNPIERCWGVLEMHWNGSLLDSVEAVLGFARSMTWKRKHPVVSLVETTYAKGVRLKPEEMEALEAEVIRLPSLEKWFVKIPRKRGRPRKT, encoded by the exons ATGCGGCCCAGCCCCGAGATGATCCCCGTCCTCATCGATGCCGCCAAGGCCCTCAAGGGCAGTCCGAAGCGAGTCTTCATGGCCAAGACCGTCGCAGCGATGGGGCGGGGTGGACAACGCTGGGCCCAGGAGCATCTCGGCTGGTGCCGGGAGACCATCCGCAAGGGCACGCACGAACTCCGCTCGGGCATGACCTGCGTGGACGCCTTCTCGGCCCGCCGTCGCAAGCCCGCCGAGGAGCACTTGCCCCGACTCCTCGATGACATCCGCAGCATCGCCGACGGGCAGAGCCAGGCCGACCCCAAGTTCCAGACCAAGGGGCTCTTCACCCGGATCAGTGCCGCCGAGGTCCGACGCCAGTTGATCGCCACGAAGGGCTACACCGACGAGGAGTTGCCCACCCAGCAGACCATCAACACCAAGCTGAACCTGCTGGGCTATCGCCTCTCCAGGGTGGCCAAGTGCCGCCCCCAAAAAG GAGTCCCGCAGACCGATGCCATCTTCGATCAACTGAAGGCGGTCAACCCCGAGGCGGATCGGGCCAGGGGCACCCTGCGGCTCTCGATCGACGCCAAGGCGACGGTGCATGTCGGCCCCTTCTCACGGCGGGGCCGGAGCCGGACCGGCACGAAGGCGGCGGATCACGACTTCAAGCCCGTGGCGACGCTGACCCCCTTCGGCATCTTCCTGCCCGAGCACGACGACCTGTGGCTGTACATGGCCCGGTCGAAGGTCACCAGCGACTTCATCGCCGATCGCCTGGAGCAATGGTGGGAGGGCGTCCGCCTGCGGTTCCTGCGGGTCAAGACGCTGGTGATCAACCTGGACAACGGCCCGGAGAACCACAGCCGGCGGAGCCAGTTCCTCAAGCGGATCGTGGCCTTCGCCCGCAAGTATCGCCTGGTGGTGCAGTTGGCGTACTACCCGCCGTACCACAGCAAGTACAACCCGATCGAGCGGTGCTGGGGCGTGCTGGAGATGCACTGGAACGGGTCGCTGCTGGACTCGGTGGAGGCGGTGTTGGGATTCGCCCGATCGATGACCTGGAAGCGGAAGCACCCGGTGGTCAGCCTGGTGGAGACGACCTACGCCAAGGGGGTCAGGCTGAAGCCCGAGGAGATGGAGGCGTTGGAGGCCGAGGTGATCCGCCTGCCGTCGCTTGAGAAGTGGTTCGTGAAGATCCCTCGTAAGCGAGGCAGGCCACGGAAGACGTAG
- a CDS encoding IS5 family transposase (programmed frameshift) gives MPDALWERIEPILLEDAPPPPEEHGGRGRIDWRAAFDGIISRPRSGCQWHTLPREYGDDSPVHRWSQRRCRHGVFERIRALLVEECDELGEVQWRWQAADGRPGKAPGSGGKQTGPDPTDRAKPGTKQGLLVEGDGGPLGVVIAGANAPDFTLLEATIRAVVTERPDPEQVEQHLCLDAGYDNGPARGVAEGHGYVPHIRPARGGPRPERRPGRRKARRWVVERTLAWLSKCRGLLVRYDEHEENSLGLIQPACGLLWYRRLHRIRAA, from the exons GTGCCCGACGCCCTCTGGGAGCGGATCGAGCCGATCCTGCTCGAAGACGCCCCGCCGCCGCCCGAGGAGCACGGCGGCCGGGGCCGGATCGACTGGCGGGCGGCCTTCGACGGCATCATCTCCCGCCCCCGCAGCGGCTGCCAGTGGCACACGCTGCCCAGGGAGTATGGCGACGACAGCCCGGTGCACCGCTGGTCCCAGCGGCGGTGCCGCCACGGCGTCTTCGAGCGGATCCGGGCCCTGCTGGTCGAGGAGTGCGACGAGCTGGGCGAGGTCCAATGGCGGTGGCAGGCGGCCGACGGGCGGCCGGGCAAGGC GCCCGGTTCGGGGGGGAAACAGACGGGCCCCGACCCGACCGACCGGGCCAAGCCGGGGACCAAGCAGGGCCTGCTGGTCGAGGGCGACGGCGGGCCGCTGGGCGTGGTCATCGCCGGGGCCAACGCCCCGGACTTCACGCTGCTGGAGGCGACGATCCGTGCGGTGGTGACCGAGCGGCCCGACCCCGAGCAGGTCGAGCAGCACCTGTGCCTGGACGCCGGGTATGACAACGGACCGGCTCGTGGGGTGGCCGAGGGGCATGGGTATGTCCCCCACATCCGTCCGGCCCGTGGCGGACCCCGCCCGGAGCGGCGGCCGGGCCGGCGGAAGGCCCGCCGCTGGGTGGTGGAGCGGACGCTGGCCTGGCTGTCGAAGTGTCGGGGGCTGCTGGTCCGCTACGACGAGCATGAGGAGAACTCCCTCGGCCTGATCCAACCGGCCTGCGGCCTGCTCTGGTACCGGAGGCTCCACCGGATCAGGGCCGCATGA
- a CDS encoding tetratricopeptide repeat protein translates to MPQGRYVEAELMLRKVVAINLKALGADHPVTARSHGRLALYLDLQDRPSEDIAYWKSAVAGVEGSRSAGGASGLERALGRDTSARSALAVALAQLGEPLDAWRNWEADLARGLLDDLSARQFRPLTVDQRRHEADLRGQLQALDEQIGRASARTSRSQDEDRRFNDLRERHSILHSQYVALENELNDQYGSSPARPPPSTKSAPPCRPIRRWSGGWT, encoded by the coding sequence GTGCCTCAGGGCAGATACGTCGAGGCCGAGTTGATGCTCCGGAAGGTGGTCGCGATCAACCTCAAGGCCCTGGGCGCCGACCATCCTGTCACGGCCCGGAGCCACGGGCGTCTCGCCCTCTACCTGGACCTCCAGGATCGGCCCAGTGAGGACATCGCATACTGGAAGTCCGCCGTGGCCGGCGTCGAGGGGAGCCGATCCGCTGGCGGCGCGAGCGGCCTCGAGCGAGCCTTGGGGCGGGACACATCCGCTCGATCCGCGCTTGCCGTGGCTTTGGCCCAGCTAGGTGAGCCGCTGGACGCCTGGCGGAACTGGGAGGCCGACCTGGCTCGGGGCCTGCTGGATGACCTATCCGCGCGGCAGTTCCGGCCCCTGACCGTCGACCAGCGACGACACGAGGCCGACCTGCGCGGCCAGCTCCAGGCGCTCGATGAGCAGATCGGGCGGGCATCGGCGAGAACAAGCCGTAGTCAGGACGAGGATCGTCGATTCAACGACCTGCGTGAGCGGCACAGCATCCTTCATAGCCAATACGTGGCTCTGGAGAATGAGCTGAACGATCAGTACGGGAGTTCGCCGGCTCGCCCACCCCCCTCGACGAAATCCGCGCCACCCTGCCGGCCGATACGGCGCTGGTCGGGTGGGTGGACGTAG